In Topomyia yanbarensis strain Yona2022 chromosome 2, ASM3024719v1, whole genome shotgun sequence, one DNA window encodes the following:
- the LOC131681126 gene encoding uncharacterized protein LOC131681126 encodes MESRKRKTNGKLTNLLEKTAPQHSNTPTCNDKAVLNATTATVPKETMTLLSLGRKFALPITNINQVPFCHVLADVEAILRVYPDQAVQDRNRCQIATQIQNYISKTKYNQYKIPLQSFCQNAITTTTKFLAQNQNICMLEADKGNRTVIMYKQEYDRKITALLDEPAYQVVSKDPTPSIQRQHNMLITRLLSLKLIDTKTSMRLKSNVAVCPRIYGQPKAHKDNLPLRPVVPNITAPTYQLSKYIANILQKSFNSEYNISDSFQFVEYIKQTTLPPNYVLVSFDVVSLFTNIPIELVTHDIIMEWSNIRNSTDINLDLFLELVEFCVNNSYFRFRDKYYNQTFGTAMGSPLSPILADIVMENLLKTVTRKLPFAIPIIRKYVDDLFMALPKDQIPTTLDTFNAYNPHLQFTKEVESKNKLPFLDTIITRKFDQSLSSQWYAKPIASGRLLNYHSFHPLSMKMNVAKNFIERVFHLSTEDTTNVQQNIIFQQLRRNNYPSSLINRLIHRSKNAHRNINITDSSAASIHNVNKTPSSIDHSSDATQITQVYRSLPHIPSLSPSITNLLKTDYPNVKITPRPLN; translated from the coding sequence ATGGAATCACGGAAACGCAAGACCAACGGAAAGCTCACCAACCTGTTGGAAAAAACAGCACCTCAGCATAGCAACACCCCCACCTGTAACGATAAAGCCGTACTGAACGCCACTACAGCAACAGTTCCAAAAGAGACTATGACACTTCTCAGCCTCGGGCGCAAATTCGCTCTGCCAATCACAAACATCAACCAGGTGCCCTTCTGTCATGTACTAGCCGATGTTGAAGCCATCCTACGCGTGTACCCAGACCAAGCAGTTCAAGATCGCAATAGGTGCCAGATAGCAACACAAATCCAGAACTACATCTCCAAAACAAAATACAATCAATACAAAATTCCGCTCCAAAGTTTCTGCCAAAATGCAATTACCACCACCACCAAATTCCTCGCCCAGAACCAAAACATCTGCATGCTCGAAGCTGATAAAGGCAACAGAACGGTCATCATGTACAAGCAGGAGTACGACCGCAAAATTACAGCATTACTAGACGAACCAGCGTACCAAGTCGTGTCCAAAGATCCGACTCCATCCATCCAGAGACAACACAACATGCTAATCACTAGATTACTCAGTCTTAAACTAATCGATACAAAAACATCAATGCGTTTAAAATCGAACGTAGCTGTTTGTCCACGCATATACGGACAACCAAAGGCGCATAAGGACAATCTACCACTACGCCCGGTGGTTCCCAACATTACTGCACCGACATACCAACTATCGAAGTACATAGCCAACATACTACAGAAATCATTCAACAGTGAGTACAATATTTCCGATAGCTTCCAATTCGTCGAGTACATAAAACAGACCACCCTACCACCTAACTACGTCTTAGTCTCTTTCGATGTGGTCTCACTGTTCACAAACATACCCATCGAGCTTGTTACCCATGATATAATCATGGAATGGAGCAATATACGAAATTCAACTGACATAAATCTAGATCTGTTTCTCGAACTAGTTGAATTTTGCGTCAACAATAGCTACTTTCGCTTTCGGGACAAATACTACAACCAAACGTTTGGTACCGCCATGGGCAGCCCCCTATCGCCCATTCTTGCCGATATTGTGATGGAAAACCTACTAAAAACCGTAACCAGAAAACTACCATTCGCCATTCCCATCATCCGCAAATACGTCGATGATCTCTTTATGGCTCTCCCAAAAGATCAAATACCAACTACGCTCGACACCTTCAATGCATACAATCCACACCTGCAATTCACGAAAGAAGTCGAATCCAAAAACAAACTTCCATTCCTAGACACAATTATCACCCGTAAGTTCGACCAATCTCTATCCTCCCAATGGTACGCAAAACCGATAGCATCAGGTCGCCTCCTCAACTATCATTCATTCCACCCGCTATCCATGAAAATGAACGTGGCCAAAAACTTTATTGAAAGAGTCTTCCACCTGTCAACGGAGGACACCACCaatgttcaacaaaacatcATCTTCCAACAGCTCCGCAGAAACAATTATCCGTCATCACTCATCAATAGACTCATTCATCGTAGCAAAAACGCACATCGCAATATCAATATCACCGACTCATCCGCTGCTAGCATTCACAATGTAAACAAAACACCTAGTAGCATAGATCACAGCTCAGATGCAACACAGATCACCCAGGTTTATCGATCACTGCCACACATTCCATCACTCAGCCCTTCAATAACCAACTTGCTTAAAACGGATtatccaaatgtaaaaataacACCTAGGCCTCTCAATTGA